ATTTGTTCATATATTCATCCACTCTCTTTCTCCATAGACAAAATCCAAAATTCCCATTCCCTTTTATCTCTATAAATCCTTTGAGGAATATCCCATCCCACTCTCTCTGCCTTTTGATCAAAACCCCACTTCTCTGCTCTTTCATTTGATCCATTTTTTGCTGTTTTTGTCTTAAGAAAAAACGTCAAATTCTCTGCAAATTTGTTGACGGATGCAGATGATGGGTTTTCAGGAATCGTGGGTTGCTCCGATATGTAATTCTTCGTTTCCTAGATGTTGGGTCTCGATCTCTGGGCCGATCATAATGTAGAATTGACAAAGCTTGTTGAGCATGTGATTGTGTTCTGTTTCTGCTGGATTCTGTCTCTTTGATTACTTTTGATGTTTGATCAAGTTTTTGTAAATGGTTTTTTTATTCCTCCGATGATTTTCTGATCTGGGTTTGTCAAAAGTTTTGATTTTACAGGACAATTATCTGTAAACCCCTGttatttgtataaaaatatggaGGTTGGTTTTACTTGCCTAGGTTATTTTGATCGGGTTAATCTGACCCGTATCAGTAAAAACGAGTTTACAtggattaaattttgtattttgatgTCAAAactctttcctttttttggtTGTCTTTTGCCGGTGGGACTATCCATTTGTGGAAGACTAGTATTCTTCTCCTCAAAGTTTCCATCTTTTGGTGTTCCTCAAGTTTGCTTTACTATTTTGAGGTTTGGggtttctttgttaacccctcTTGATTCGGAAAGTCCGAAAATTTTCAGGTTTTGGTCTGATCGAACTGTGATCAAATGATCGGGTTGTGAATTTCTCTGGTTTGTCGAATTTTGCAGATGTTTGATGTTATGACATGTTGATAGGACATAACTTGTTGCATTATTTGTTCTTGCACTTGCTGTCATGTTTTATaggtatgtttttttttatttgtaggtTTTGAGACTTGAAGTTGTTGATCAATAACATAATTATCGAGGTAGATACCGCAGCGTAGATTATCTGGTGAATAAAATTAGCAagaatgtttgaaaatttagatTCTAATGTAATGTTGGATGATTAAGAGGAGTAATTTAGTAATTGTTGTACCAATATTTCGTAATTTCAGCAATTTAGAACTCCTTTGCAAAGCTTGGCCACTGTGAACTTTGGCAGTGCCAAATGGATGCCACTGCGAGCGGAACCCCAACTATACAATACCATAACATTCCTGACCAGCCAATTACCACTATTGTTGCCACTCCTGTACCAACATTTGAAAGGCGGCAACGCCATTGCTCCGGGACCTCCACCCCCGGAGAGTTCCCTTTAGCTGCAAACCCCTCCATTGTCCTCCATGTCCTTACTGCCTGCAATTTGGATCCTCAAGACCTTGCAAAGTTAGAGGCAAGTGACCTTTTTTTCTCTACATTTTGGTAATGCAGCggtgttttaagtttttggaTTTATAATGCTGCTGGTTTGtatttgggtgtgtgtgtgttgcaGGCAACATGTTCCTTTTTTAGGCATCCTGCGCACTTTGCTCCTGACTTTGAATTGTCCATATCCGAGCTAGCTGCCCTGGACATGTGCCGAAAAAGAGCTATATTTAAGCCAATGACAGCCGAACAGCGTCAAGAATTGAAGCAAAGATGTGGGGGTTCATGGAAACTTGTCCTGAGGTTTTTGTTGGCTGGAGAGGCATGTTTCCGAAGGGAGAAATCACAGGCAATAGCAGGGCCCGGTCACAGCATTGCTGTGACTTCGAAAGGAACTGTCTACTCATTTGGCTCAAACAGCTCAGGACAGCTCGGACATGGCACAACTGAAGAGGAATGCCGGCCTAGGCCAATCAGGTTGCGAACTCTTGACTCCTCCTCTGATCTGATTCTGTAAAATGCaggaaaaaggaaagagaaatagTTGCTTTACACGAAAAGTTGATGGAACTCCGTTGTGTTGCAGATCTCTGCAAGGCATTCGAATTATTCACGCAACTACTGGGGCTGGCAGGACAATGCTGATCAGTGACGCTGGGAAAGTTTATGCCTTTGGAAAGGACTCTTTTGGCGAAACTGAGTACGGGGTTCAAGGATCAAATCTTGTTACCACTCCACAGTTAGTTGAGTCTTTGAAAGACATATTTGTGGTACAAGCTGCAATTGCAAATTTCTTCACGGCTGTGTTGTCAAGAGAGGGCAGGGTTTATACATTTTCTTGGGGCAGCGATGGCAAACTTGGTCACCAAACTGAGCCAACTGATGTTGAGCCCCATCCTTTATTGGGGGCACTTGAGAATGTACCTGTGGTGCAAATTGCAGCTGGATACTGCTACCTTCTTGCTCTGGCTTGTCAACCTAATGGCATGTAAGGATTATCTGTCTTCATCAGTTTGCCTTGATAGCCTTGAGCATTCTGATTATATCGAACAATCAGCTTTTTCGGAACCAAAAAGAGTTGTTCCAGAATCTTGTTCACAATTTTTGAGAATgttactaaaattaaaaaaattattgggaGCCTGTTCAAACTGTTTTCTCCTAAAGCATTTGATATTACTCTTTTTTGACGTATTCATGTTTGTTCCTTGATAAATCCGAAACAGTTTCCTTTATTGTAGTCTTTGCGTTAAATCTTTTatgaaaattattatttgcTCATTTGTACGATCTCGAAACTTTCAGGTCAGTTTACTCTGTTGGCTGTGGCTTGGGTGGGAAGCTCGGACACGGTTCAAGAACCGATGAGAAGCACCCCCGACTTATTGAACAATTTCAGGTTTTGAACCTTCAGCCGATGGTGGTTGCTGCCGGAGCTTGGCATGCCGCTGTGGTGGGGCAGGATGGACGTGTCTGCACCTGGGGTTGGGGTCGTTATGGCTGCTTGGGTCACGGGAATGAAGAATGTGAATCAGTTCCCAAGGTTGTGGAAGCATTGAGCCAGGTGAAAGCGGTGCACGTTGCTACAGGGGATTACACAACCTTTGTGGTTTCGGATGTTGGTGATGTGTACTCATTTGGTTGTGGAGAATCAGCTAGTCTTGGACATAGTACTGCTGCCGATGGACAGGTCTTGTTTATTACCGCTctatttcatatttcatatggTAATTGAGTTAGTTTCCAGGTTGCAGTAAGGCTGTGCCCCTCAACTCACATTGCAGAAAGTCAATATATGAACTTCATAAATCAGTGAACACGAATTACTTGTTTCAAAATGGTATCAAATTGCTGCACATCATCTTACATCTGTAGAATGACTTCACCATCCTAGAAGAGATTTGACACTGTTTTCGTCGTAGATATAACTCACAAACTTCTTGTTGCGAAGTTGTATTATGTGACTGGTTATTTGTTGGCTCCGGTTTGTAggatgaaaggtcgtccaattAACCAAGTTTCTGAATCTTATTTCTTCTGTTGCGTCTCTTGCAGGGAAATAGGCATGCAAATGTGTTGGCACCAGAGCTAGTGACATCGCTGAAGCAAGTGAATGAGCGGGTTGTACAGATCAGTCTCACCAATTCCATATACTGGAACGCCCACACTTTCGCACTAACCGAAACAGGGAAGCTATACGCATTTGGGGCCGGAGACAAAGGGCAACTAGGCATTGAACTTGTTGCCAACCAGACCGAAAGGGGAAAGCCAGAGCTGGTCGATATTGATCTCAGATAGAGTTCATCAATATCGTCGGCATTCCCGGCCACACCATAATGCTCTATCCTCTAATTTATCATCATAACTCATTGCATTTGATGTTTGCATTCCCATGTCTATTGTGTACatagaaacaaaaaattgtgAAGTTTAAAGGTTATTAGGTTAATAAGGGCCTAAACCAGACTGCTCAATGGTTGTTTATATCTGAAAATTTGGCTTGCTCTTAGGCTTCAGGTAGTTGTTGATAGCAGATGATACATTTGTCAAGGTTTATTTCATGACTTATTTTATCTcaagattaaatttataatttatctGCTGGGGTGGAAAGTGAAAACTGGGGTTCAGTGGCAATTTTCATGCAtcactttccctttttctttgagCATTGTGACGGTTGAGGTGGCTTGAGTTATCTTTTGAGCATTGTCATTGTTAATTGTGGGATCACTAAACTAAGTTTTCAGTGGGGAGCGAGAGAAACTTACATGCAACTAGAACGTCAATGTGTCAATGCGCATCATGCGTTTTTAACATTTTTACATAGCATCGCATAATTAGTTTGAAATATTGGCACCTTGGTGTTCTAGTTGTTTAGTTGCGTGCAAGTTTTCTTAGTGGGAAAGAGAATGGAGTGGTGAGAATTGACTGTCAATTTAAGTATGCCAGCCGGTCATTCTTGACTCCATCAATTTGGCATTTCTAGTTGCTGGATTTGGATGGCTATGAATTGGGATGGGAGGTTGGTTTGTGATTTCTTGTACATGATGATGGCTAACAAACCCGCAAAGCAAAGCAAAGCAAAGTGCTAAAAATTGGGGGCCCAACCTAGAGAGTGGATGCCCTTCTAAGAATTAAGGTCTGATTttatcacttagtactacgatcaagtaattttcttcttcatttgtaagtgaaaggttttaggttcaattcttgcaaaaagtaaatttgaaccacattattgctagttcattgtgaggaAGCCCACCCCTTCCTTTTTAATGTAGATAgtatctttttttccttttaaaaaataaaaaataaaaaaaataaaaagaaaaaaaggtctGGCTTTACTTCCAATAattaatcacatttttataaCTAATCACTTTAATATTATGCTTAGTTCCATATTTACGCAACAAGGTTTGACATTGGTTTAAACACTTAAGACATTGATGTACATAGGTGAATAGCCATATGCATTTGAACTATGGGCGGTGACCTCAACTATTGTTGTTTGGTTGTcattcagtactacggtctagtgatattcctcttcacttgtgagTGAGAGATGTTAAGTTAGAATCTCATGGATcacgaattcaataccaaattaggttgtccattgTGTGATTTAGCTTAATTCCCCtattcccttagtgtaaaatatatcattgtactaaaaaataaaaaaactatttttgtttggttagaTGTTTTAGTGTATCGAACTGTATTTTCGGTAAATTAGAAAATTTCTCTTTGTTTGAAAAATGATTTATGCACATCTTTTTTCATCTTCTACACCCCTTTTTAATAAAGATCCTTGAACTCTTATTTATATTTTACCATTCAAAGGCTGAAACAGAAAAGAATATGGCAAATCGAGTATTTGAATATGGCTCATATTTGAGTGGGATTTTCGTTTTAAGGCACATTTGAAACTCCAATCAAGAATTTTATTGTTAAATTGTGAATTGAGTTGCACCCACTTCCAACACTTGTTTAAGCTTTTTCTATGAAAATTCTATTTTCTTATATGGTTatccatttttataaaattttcattttccattttttctttgtaAACTCAATCATTTGAACCAATTGAAATTGGATTATCTTCTAATCCAATGTTGGATCGGACtgaaatttatctaaattcaGCTGAACAACACCAGATGATCATAATTTCACAATATGAATAATAAAGTAGTCCTCtaagaatttatttatttttggttacaGAGGGCCTAAAGCCCAAGTGGGACCATCAAACAAAGAATGACATGGCATCAGTTTAAGGGGCTTACACAAACATCTCAGTCCTACCAACTTCAGAAATAACATGTGGTGGCAAACCAACGATTGAAGGAGGAGGGACGTCCAACACAATACAATCTAGATtcctcaaaatttttaattttgctaaatcTTCAGCCACCATATTCCTTTCCCTATAAATATGACTTAAATCACATTGATCTAATCGAGAAATCAAGTGATGACCCTATTATTTATCCGCATCTAGAGATTAGAATGAAAGAGGTGATACATTATCATTTTTTAATAGGATGATACATTATCATTTTAGTTAAGGGATACACAAAAAGGATGGAATGGTTATGGTAACAATAATGCAACTATGACTTCTAGTtgggtgggaaaaaaaaaatacaataaaacaaATATCAAGGGGAAGATGTTCACATCattagtttcacaacttatcacATGATCCAATCATTATTTGATTATTAAATTCTATTAACATATATTAAGGAGACTTTCTTAAAAGGGGGCATTCTCttcagtttaacgttaattcacGTTTTAatgttataaaatattgtgtaaaaaacATGAGATAAATGAGAGAGTCCCCTCGAGTTCTCAGCTGGAAATCATGACTTATATAAACATTATGTATTATTGTAACAGGATGAATTACAATTCTCTTAAACGTATGCGGTATAGATCACGAATTGTATATGTCATGTAGCTGGCCGCACCAATCGTATACGACTTCTATGCACGACAAGGTCTCCTTGTACCACAAGAAATGAATGtttcaaaaatatattatttgtttaaggtTTGCTAGGATCCAAAGAAAGGCATATGCTTCAATAAGATATCATTTGAGCTTCAAAGAAAGGGCATATGCTTCAATAAGATATCATTTTATTATCTATTGAAAGTTCCAAATGGTAAGGGAAATAGTTTTACTAACCACTTTAAGTAGTGATGAAATGAGtttaaattacaaaatttgtcattgtaaataaattaatcatacgTATTTAGCGACAATCAATGTTGTGATGATACTCACCGTTAATTTAGGGCAATGATTggtgagaaaaaaaatacaccgAATAATAAGCAAGCAACTTCTTCAAGCACGGGCGGATGGAAGTAGGGACCAAGGTGGTCCTAGGACAACCTGAACCCAAAGTCCGAAAGTTATACATACGAAGGTCTTTTGAGGATCCTTCCAATGTTTGGTACAAGTCCCCTTTGTACCTACTAAATGTTTAATGTAATGCATACTAGGCATATCTCAACAGGTTGTGTCGACAACACTCGACAAAATCTCTCTATATCACTCATCAGATCCTTTCGGCATATGCCGTTATCTTTAACACGTGTGCAACATGGTTTGGCTGATGACAACAAGCCTAACAAACGTTCAAAGAAATGTCTCAATGAataagttgaaatttttttttaatgcttcGCGCTCAGTTTCTAC
This Pyrus communis chromosome 6, drPyrComm1.1, whole genome shotgun sequence DNA region includes the following protein-coding sequences:
- the LOC137737168 gene encoding ultraviolet-B receptor UVR8-like gives rise to the protein MDATASGTPTIQYHNIPDQPITTIVATPVPTFERRQRHCSGTSTPGEFPLAANPSIVLHVLTACNLDPQDLAKLEATCSFFRHPAHFAPDFELSISELAALDMCRKRAIFKPMTAEQRQELKQRCGGSWKLVLRFLLAGEACFRREKSQAIAGPGHSIAVTSKGTVYSFGSNSSGQLGHGTTEEECRPRPIRSLQGIRIIHATTGAGRTMLISDAGKVYAFGKDSFGETEYGVQGSNLVTTPQLVESLKDIFVVQAAIANFFTAVLSREGRVYTFSWGSDGKLGHQTEPTDVEPHPLLGALENVPVVQIAAGYCYLLALACQPNGMSVYSVGCGLGGKLGHGSRTDEKHPRLIEQFQVLNLQPMVVAAGAWHAAVVGQDGRVCTWGWGRYGCLGHGNEECESVPKVVEALSQVKAVHVATGDYTTFVVSDVGDVYSFGCGESASLGHSTAADGQGNRHANVLAPELVTSLKQVNERVVQISLTNSIYWNAHTFALTETGKLYAFGAGDKGQLGIELVANQTERGKPELVDIDLR